Proteins from one Nicotiana tabacum cultivar K326 chromosome 23, ASM71507v2, whole genome shotgun sequence genomic window:
- the LOC142177366 gene encoding uncharacterized protein LOC142177366, which produces MRNIKGARVPRPMRSDPSQRDPNLWCEYDGTNGYRTGDCRHLHEEVAALMKNGHLRKFLSDRAKNNYGHNWDNAEPSKAEEGSPRLTINMIFRGNEINGVTFSERKRQREFSQYYPMESTEPTTLTRSIIPATKFFAGFNLASVTTRGEILLPTNAEGVMKMTFFEVVNGNIGYNIILGRPWLHEMKAVPSSYHRLLKFPTLEGIKQVRGDQPAAREMNAILVSSSKGKEHAA; this is translated from the exons ATGAGAAACATTAAGGGAGCACGGGTCCCTAGGCCGATGAGATCTGACCCTAGTCAAAGGGATCCCAATCTATGGTGCGAGTATGATGGGACTAACGGCTATCGGACAGGGGATTGTCGTCATCTGCACGAAGAGGTGGCGGCATTGATGAAAAACGGCCATCTCAGAAAATTCCTAAGTGACCGGGCTAAGAATAACTACGGCCACAACTGGGATAACGCGGAACCCTCAAAAGCAGAAGAAGGTTCTCCTCGTCtaacgatcaacatgattttcagggggaacgagattaatggTGTAACCTTTTCGGAGCGAAAAAGACAAAG GGAGTTCAGCCAATATTATCCAATGGAGAGTACTGAACCAACCACGCTGACCAGAAGTATCATTCCGGCCACAAAGTTCTTCGCTGGGTTTAATTTAGCAAGCGTGACAACTCGAGGGGAAATTCTGCTCCCCACGAATGCCGAAGGGGTAATGAAGATGACCTTTTTTGAAGTAGTAAATGGCAATATAGGCTACaatattattcttggaagaccatgGCTGCACGAGATGAAGGCTGTGCCATCATCATACCATCGacttctgaaattcccaactctgGAGGGCATTAAACAAGTAAGAGGAGATCAACcggcggcaagggagatgaacgcGATCTtagtttccagtagcaaagggaaggagcatgcggcatag
- the LOC107803901 gene encoding uncharacterized protein LOC107803901 has protein sequence MGSKISAIFFISMIFMSICLSPAYATSGQCPCTPPYPPYQRPSPPGTTPRPPHPPKSPRHPHPPKSPGRPHPPSTPRPYPPTTRPPPHHGGAPPRVLPPIVRPPPVVTPPVTRPPGILPPIVNPPGILPPITTPPGGPSAGYPPYTPPGGGGGAPGRGGGGGGIPGITPAPPATCPIDALKLGLCLDVLGGLVHIGIGNPVEHICCPVLQGLLELEAAICLCTTIRLKLLNLNIFLPLALSVLATCGLTPPPGFICPPLV, from the coding sequence ATGGGTTCAAAGATTTCAGCAATCTTCTTCATTTCTATGATTTTCATGTCAATATGTTTATCACCAGCTTATGCAACTTCGGGACAATGCCCATGTACTCCTCCTTATCCACCTTATCAACGCCCTAGTCCACCTGGCACTACTCCACGTCCGCCACATCCACCAAAATCTCCACGTCACCCTCATCCACCTAAGTCCCCTGGTAGGCCCCACCCTCCGTCAACGCCACGTCCGTATCCACCAACCACCAGACCACCACCACATCACGGCGGAGCACCTCCTAGGGTTTTGCCGCCTATTGTCAGACCACCGCCAGTTGTAACACCTCCGGTCACAAGGCCACCTGGCATCTTACCACCTATAGTCAATCCTCCTGGCATTttaccaccaataacaactcctCCCGGAGGACCTTCTGCTGGATATCCACCTTACACACCTcctggtggtggtggtggtgcaCCCGGTCGCGGAGGAGGAGGCGGCGGTATTCCGGGTATTACTCCAGCGCCGCCTGCCACGTGTCCTATAGATGCATTAAAACTTGGGCTTTGTCTTGATGTTCTTGGCGGCTTAGTACATATTGGGATAGGAAATCCAGTGGAACATATATGCTGCCCAGTGTTACAAGGATTGCTAGAGCTAGAAGCTGCGATTTGTCTATGCACAACAATAAGACTTAAACTTCTTAATCTTAACATTTTCCTCCCACTAGCACTTTCAGTTCTTGCAACTTGTGGTTTAACTCCTCCTCCTGGTTTCATATGTCCTCCTCTTGTCTGA
- the LOC107803899 gene encoding cation/H(+) antiporter 15-like encodes MADEIVVTSSENKTEDTIVCYAPTMITTNGIWQGDNPLDYSLPLFILQLTLVVVITRLLVYVLKPIRQPRVIAEILGGVILGPSVLGRSSKFANTIFPQRSVMVLETMANIGLLYFLFLVGVEMDIDVIRRNGKKSLIIAIAGMVLPFIVGSSFSFMLHETSQHTKEGTFILFLGLSLSVTAFPVLARILAELKLINTEIGRIAMSASLINDILAWVVLAFAIAFSENKNMTLASLWVILSSTAFICFCFFVVRPLIERRIRQTPEGESISEFNICLILTGVMVAGFITDAIGTHSVFGAFVFGLIIPNGPLGLVLVERLEDFVSGLLLPLFFAISGLKTEITGIDGVGTWASLFVVIVLACAGKVLGVFLVTLYYKMPYHEGLSLGLLMNAKGLIEMIVLNVGKDQKVLDDKSFAIMVMVAVGMTAIITPIVTVIYKPARNFVPYKRRTVQRTKLDREFRVLVCIHTPRNVPTIINLLEASYPTKKSPICIYVLHLVELTGRASAMLIVHNMRKTGRPAINRTQAQSDHIINAFENFEKNVGCVYVQSLTAISPYSTMHEDICLLAEDKRVALIIIPFHKQQTVDGGMEATNPAFQAINQNVLANSPCSVGILVDRGLSASRMNQVSHHIAVLFFGGPDDREALAYAWRMSEHPNINLTVLRFLPGEASIEATRSDSTNSRNDHSILTVATDSDKEKQLDEEYVKEFRTRTTNDESVIYTERVVNHGEETVAAIRSIDNSHDLFIVGRGQGNISPLTAGLTDWSECPELGAIGDLLASSDFAMEVSVLIVQQYVGIGIEDQVATPDSPSQHYGHFNIDHSNRRPQTGGQQPGFHSQP; translated from the exons ATGGCGGACGAGATAGTAGTAACAAGCTCGGAGAACAAAACAGAGGATACGATTGTATGTTATGCTCCTACGATGATAACCACGAATGGAATATGGCAGGGTGATAATCCACTTGATTATTCCTTGCCACTCTTTATATTGCAATTGACATTGGTTGTTGTCATCACTCGCCTTCTTGTTTATGTCTTGAAACCAATTCGTCAACCCCGTGTTATTGCTGAGATTCTT GGAGGTGTAATATTGGGGCCATCAGTATTGGGAAGAAGTAGCAAATTTGCTAACACAATATTTCCTCAAAGAAGTGTAATGGTTCTTGAGACAATGGCAAATATTGGCCTTCTTTACTTCCTCTTTCTAGTCGGAGTAGAAATGGACATTGATGTGATTCGTCGAAATGGTAAAAAATCCTTGATTATAGCAATAGCAGGCATGGTATTGCCATTTATAGTAGGGAGTTCATTCTCCTTTATGTTGCATGAGACTTCACAACATACTAAAGAGGGAACTTTCATCCTCTTCCTTGGCCTTTCCCTTTCTGTTACTGCATTTCCTGTTCTTGCTAGAATCCTTGCGGAGCTCAAACTTATAAACACTGAAATTGGAAGAATCGCGATGTCAGCTTCACTTATTAATGATATATTAGCATGGGTTGTGTTAGCATTTGCAATTGCCTTTTCTGAGAATAAAAATATGACATTGGCTTCTCTTTGGGTGATCCTCTCAAGTACAGCCTTCATTTGTTTTTGCTTTTTCGTCGTTAGGCCATTAATTGAAAGGAGGATTAGACAGACCCCAGAAGGCGAATCGATTAGTGAGTTCAATATATGTCTCATTCTCACAGGGGTTATGGTTGCTGGATTCATAACAGATGCAATTGGAACACATTCTGTTTTTGGAGCTTTTGTCTTTGGTTTGATTATACCTAACGGTCCTCTTGGTTTGGTACTTGTGGAAAGGCTAGAGGACTTTGTTTCGGGTCTTTTGTTGCCTCTTTTTTTCGCCATTAGTGGTCTCAAGACAGAGATTACTGGTATTGATggagttggaacatgggcaagttTATTTGTTGTTATAGTCCTAGCTTGTGCTGGCAAAGTACTAGGTGTTTTCCTTGTAACTCTCTATTACAAAATGCCATATCATGAAGGCCTTTCTCTTGGTCTACTCATGAATGCCAAAGGCCTCATTGAGATGATTGTGCTCAATGTTGGTAAAGACCAAAAG GTTCTTGATGACAAATCTTTTGCTATAATGGTGATGGTAGCAGTAGGCATGACTGCAATCATCACTCCCATTGTGACAGTAATTTACAAACCAGCAAGAAACTTTGTCCCATATAAGAGAAGAACAGTTCAAAGAACAAAGTTGGATAGAGAATTCAGAGTACTGGTTTGTATCCACACACCTAGAAATGTTCCAACAATTATCAATCTTCTTGAAGCATCCTATCCGACCAAGAAATCACCAATATGTATATATGTCCTACACCTTGTCGAACTCACTGGCCGTGCATCCGCAATGCTTATTGTTCATAACATGAGAAAAACAGGAAGGCCAGCAATTAACAGAACTCAAGCTCAATCAGATCACATAATCAATGCATTCGAGAACTTTGAGAAAAACGTCGGATGTGTTTACGTGCAGTCTCTCACTGCCATCTCCCCTTACTCCACAATGCATGAAGACATTTGCCTTTTAGCAGAGGATAAAAGGGTGGCACTAATAATCATCCCTTTTCACAAGCAACAAACAGTTGATGGTGGAATGGAAGCTACAAATCCAGCGTTTCAAGCCATTAACCAGAATGTACTAGCAAATTCACCTTGCTCCGTTGGAATTCTTGTTGATAGAGGCTTAAGTGCATCAAGAATGAACCAAGTTTCTCACCATATCGCCGTGTTATTCTTTGGCGGACCAGATGATCGCGAAGCATTAGCGTATGCATGGCGAATGAGTGAGCATCCGAACATCAATCTCACTGTTCTTCGGTTTCTCCCCGGAGAAGCTTCAATTGAAGCAACAAGATCAGATTCAACCAACAGCAGGAACGATCACAGCATACTAACAGTAGCAACAGACAGCGACAAGGAAAAGCAGCTAGACGAGGAATATGTAAAAGAATTCAGGACAAGAACAACAAATGATGAGTCAGTAATTTACACAGAAAGAGTAGTGAATCATGGAGAAGAGACAGTAGCAGCAATAAGGTCAATAGATAATTCACATGACTTGTTCATAGTTGGTAGAGGACAAGGCAACATTTCCCCGTTGACCGCGGGGCTAACTGACTGGAGCGAATGTCCGGAGCTTGGGGCAATTGGTGATCTTTTGGCTTCCTCAGATTTTGCAATGGAAGTTTCAGTTTTGATAGTGCAGCAATATGTTGGAATAGGAATAGAGGATCAGGTGGCCACTCCGGATAGTCCTAGCCAACATTATGGACACTTCAACATTGATCATTCGAATCGCAGGCCACAAACCGGAGGACAGCAACCTGGTTTTCATTCACAACCCTGA